The stretch of DNA AACCTACAGAGGTTCTTAGGCTTTCTATTTTGAGGTCTAAATTTGCGGAGCTTTTAGCAGAAAAATCTTCATACAAGTCAAAGAAACATGAGTTAGCCTTGGTAGGTTTGTTTTCTATGATTGATGTACTTCTTCAAAAACCTCTAGATACTATATTTTCTCAGCTTCGCATATCTGATGAAGTACAAATGGCTATAAAGCTAGATTCAAAAAGCGAGCTTTTTCCAATATATAAATTAGTAATAGATTACGAGATGGGTAACTGGGAGGAAATTGATAAGGATATAAAATCCTTGAAAATTTTAAGAAATATACCAGATATTTATATTCAAGCTGTAAAAACTACTGATGATATAGTAAAATTTATTAAAGAGTAAAATTTAGAATAAAAATTTACAGTAAATAATAATAAAACATGTTTAGAACCTGGGCTATATGGGGTATAAATAAAAAAGTTTGCTCTAATCTGAGATATTTTGTATATTGATTAAATAATAGTTAAATAAAAGGAGGATAAGTATATGTCAAAACAAAGTAAAGCGGGGATGTTTTTACTTGGAGGTATACTAGGAGCTGCAGCAGGTTTATTATTTGCCCCGAAAAAAGGCGTTGAGCTCAGAGAAAACTTGTTTGAAAAAACTATGGATATATTAACGGATTCACAAGGAGTAAAAGAAGATATATGCAGCTGGATTTCTAATTTTCGTCATGATGAGGATATAGAAAGACCAGAAGAAGAAATAATAATTTCTAAGGATTTCACTTATAAAGAAGAGCCTCCAGTTGATATAAATTTAGACATAAATAAAGAAACTAATTAAGAGGGAGGAACTAAAATGGAATTCAGGATTTGGGAATTAGGTATAGTTATGATAGGTCTTGGATTTTTAATAGTATGCATAAATCTTGCATTTACAATTAAAAATGTAGATAATACTGTTAAGAAGGTAGAACTTTTAGTTGATGATAATTTAAGCGAAATAGGACAGATTATAGGAAGCGTGGCTGGTATTACCACAAGCGTAGATACTATAGTAGGAAGTGCTACTAAGATAGTAGGCCTTGTTTCTAGTGCAAAAATTATTTCTAGTCTGGGAAAAAACAAAGATAGCAGGAGGGATTAAGCATGTCTGTAGTAATTAATAGCAGCTTTGACGCAGAAAAGAAAATATGGAATTTAAAGCTAGGTGGAGAAATAGATATCTATACCTCAAACAACTTTAAAGAAGAACTTCAAAAAATCTATCTTTCTGAAGAAACAGGCGATGTATATATAGACGCATCTGATTTAGAATACATAGATTCCACAGGGCTAGGAGTCTTGATAGGTGCACTTAAGAGATTAAAGCAAAAAGACAAGGATATATATATAAGAGAAACTAAGCCAAACGTTAAGAAAATTTTTAATATAACAGGACTAGATAAAATTTTTAAGTTGGAGGGATAGAATTGGTTGAAATTAACTCAAATGATTTTGGAGTGACAAATGGTGAGACATATGACTCTATAAGTATGGCGCTTCCTAGCAAGCCTGAATATGTAGGGGTTGTAAGACTTACAGTATCTGCTATAGCAAATCGCATGGGATTTAATATAGAAGAGATAGAAGATATTAAGGTTGCTGTTGCAGAAGCCTGTACAAATGCTATCAAGCATGGATTAAATCAAGATTTTAACGTATGCTTTGATATTTTTGAGGAAAAAATTACTGTATCAATTAAGGATAATGGTAAAGGTTATAATACAGACGCTTTAAACGAGCCAGATTTAGAAGATCCAAAGGAAGAAGGAGGCTTGGGAATATTCATCATTAAGAGCTTGATGGATGAGGTTACATTAAAATCAAGTGTAGGCCAAGGGACAGAAATTAAAATGATAAAATTCCTAGGAGATGGTAATTAATGGGAGATATTGCTCAAAAAAAGGCAAAGTCATCTAAGTCTTCCCAAAAGCCATATGCAGGCTCAGCAAAATATAAGGATATTACAGATAAAGAATTATTTCTCATATATAGCGAGAACAAGGATATAGAATTGAGAAATGAGCTAGTAAAAAGACATTTATATATTGCGGAGATTCTGTCCAAAAAGTTTTTAAATAAGGGAATAGAATATGAAGATATCTATCAAGTTGCTTCACTTGGTTTGATATTTGCCATTGAACGTTTCGATGTAAGTAAAGGTTTTGAATTTTCAAGCTTTGCTACGCCTACAATTATCGGAGAAATAAAAAAATATTTTAGAGATAAAGGTTGGTCTATTAGAGTTCCTAGAAGAATTCAAGAGCTTTCAAAAAAAGTAAATACAGCTAAATCCTATCTCCAACAAGAACTTCATAGAGTTCCCAAAATTGAAGATATTGCTAAATATTTAGATTGTACGGAAGAAGAAGTACTAGAGGCTATTGAAGCTTCTCATGTATACAAACCAAAATCACTTGACCTTTCCTATGATAATGAAGGTGATGACAAAGATATTTTACTATTAGATTTAGTTGGAGATGACGATAAAAGCTTTAATATGATAGAAAACAAGGATTTTATTGAAAATGCGTTATCTAAACTCAATGAAATTGAAACAAAAATAATTAAAGATAGATTTTTTAAGAATAAAACTCAAATGCATGTAGCTAATGATTTAGGTGTTTCTCAGATGACAGTTTCGAGAATGGAGAAAAAAATATTAGCTAAGCTTAAAAAGGATTATGAAAAATCTCTCTATTAAATCAAAATTTAATTATTTATTATAAATCATCTGTAGCCGATATTATTTATATTATTAGCTACAGATTTTTTGTTGTAAATTAAAGAAAGTATACTTATTTAAATATCAGTATAGTGTTGTATTAGAGTTTATTTTTGTGAAAATTTATATATAATTAAGTAAAATTATGGTAAAATTAATTTATGAAGACGTAGGAAAAAAGGATGAGTTTTATGAAAAAGGTATTAAAAAATATAGTAAATTTTACCATAATTTTAGTTGTTATATTACCTTTATTTACTACTAATATATTTGCTTATGAAGAACAAGAAGTAGATAAATTACTAGAGGAATATAAATTTGGTGAAGCCTATAAAATTTTAAAAGAAAACTTATATGATGAAGATAAGAATATTGACCCTATAAAAATTAGGAAAATACTGGAGCTAGAGTTCATAGTTACTGATACTAGCTCTATGATACTGCATGCATTAGAATTAGTAGAATATGGTCAAAACTCTAAGGATTATTATAATCAGATGATTGGCTACTATTATCTGGGAAGTGTTTACTATGAGCTATATGACGATACAAAAGCGATAGAGAATTTTGAAAAAATGCTTTCAATTGCCCAAAGTAAAAATTATCCTCTTGGAAAAGGTATGTATTATATGTTTACAGGTCTTATTTACAGTTCTTATGAGGATTATGATTTAGCTTTAGAAAATTTTACTAAAGCTCAGCCTTATTTTGAAGAAGCTCACCTAGATGAAAACTGGGTTTTCCCAAATTTCAAAGAAAATAATAAATTTATGATAGATTTAATAGAAATAATTCTAAGCAAGTCTCAAGATAAAGTAAGTAGATTTGTTGAATTAGGAGATGCATTTAAGGATAAAAATTGGAAGCTTAAATACTCTTCTATGAGCAGATGTGGCTATGAGCTTAATAAAATAGGAGCTTTTAAAGAAGCTGCATATATGTTAGAAGAATCTAAAAAAACTATAGCGCTAGCTGATTTTGGAGACATGTACAACAAATTTTCAGGATATATGGATTACGATTTAGCGTATTCATACTATAGTATGGGAGATTTCAAGCGTGCGTCTGAATTACTGCTAGATGAAGCTTACACAACTAATAATACTAAGCTAGAGGTTGAAAGAGGAGAGCTCATAAACCAAAAGCTAAGAGAAATAGAAAGTAAAGAAATAAAAAGACAATCAGAGACAAAAACCAAAATAATTTCTGCAATATCAGCTCTTTTAGTATTTTTACTCATCACAGTCATTATTATAGTAAGACAATATAAAGTTGCTGATAGATTGAGCCAAGAAGTATATGAAAGATCAATAAGAGATAA from Acetoanaerobium noterae encodes:
- a CDS encoding tetratricopeptide repeat-containing diguanylate cyclase → MKKVLKNIVNFTIILVVILPLFTTNIFAYEEQEVDKLLEEYKFGEAYKILKENLYDEDKNIDPIKIRKILELEFIVTDTSSMILHALELVEYGQNSKDYYNQMIGYYYLGSVYYELYDDTKAIENFEKMLSIAQSKNYPLGKGMYYMFTGLIYSSYEDYDLALENFTKAQPYFEEAHLDENWVFPNFKENNKFMIDLIEIILSKSQDKVSRFVELGDAFKDKNWKLKYSSMSRCGYELNKIGAFKEAAYMLEESKKTIALADFGDMYNKFSGYMDYDLAYSYYSMGDFKRASELLLDEAYTTNNTKLEVERGELINQKLREIESKEIKRQSETKTKIISAISALLVFLLITVIIIVRQYKVADRLSQEVYERSIRDNMTGLFNRTEIINLYQKNIDKDISLSVIDIDDFKNINDTYGHSVGDIVIKDISSIIQDIVGDKGYVGRYGGEEFLVILKKSDQYDSKKLLEEIRITIENKKWFFKDSPVTVSIGLLNEAKNTSFNNGFKAADELLYLAKRNGKNIICHI
- a CDS encoding STAS domain-containing protein, with the translated sequence MSVVINSSFDAEKKIWNLKLGGEIDIYTSNNFKEELQKIYLSEETGDVYIDASDLEYIDSTGLGVLIGALKRLKQKDKDIYIRETKPNVKKIFNITGLDKIFKLEG
- a CDS encoding SigB/SigF/SigG family RNA polymerase sigma factor, yielding MGDIAQKKAKSSKSSQKPYAGSAKYKDITDKELFLIYSENKDIELRNELVKRHLYIAEILSKKFLNKGIEYEDIYQVASLGLIFAIERFDVSKGFEFSSFATPTIIGEIKKYFRDKGWSIRVPRRIQELSKKVNTAKSYLQQELHRVPKIEDIAKYLDCTEEEVLEAIEASHVYKPKSLDLSYDNEGDDKDILLLDLVGDDDKSFNMIENKDFIENALSKLNEIETKIIKDRFFKNKTQMHVANDLGVSQMTVSRMEKKILAKLKKDYEKSLY
- a CDS encoding YtxH domain-containing protein, coding for MSKQSKAGMFLLGGILGAAAGLLFAPKKGVELRENLFEKTMDILTDSQGVKEDICSWISNFRHDEDIERPEEEIIISKDFTYKEEPPVDINLDINKETN
- a CDS encoding ATP-binding protein — its product is MALPSKPEYVGVVRLTVSAIANRMGFNIEEIEDIKVAVAEACTNAIKHGLNQDFNVCFDIFEEKITVSIKDNGKGYNTDALNEPDLEDPKEEGGLGIFIIKSLMDEVTLKSSVGQGTEIKMIKFLGDGN